A portion of the Streptomyces sp. NBC_00376 genome contains these proteins:
- a CDS encoding phage holin family protein, whose protein sequence is MGDGRWRAAGNALMRVVVVWAVSTLTMLALAGILPDFQLQSEDGDSITKIAFTAAWGAGAFGLLSALVWPVVVRALLIVPALVLGLLVFFLNGSLLLLALRLIPDGRGAANPETAVVVAAVMSAVASATSTALAVRDDNAYRRRLSRLAVRRRRRTGTDSGRSGPPGTVFIQLDGVGHDALARAAEEGLMPTVAHWLADKEGHRLTPWRTDWSSQTGASQLGILHGSNHDVPAFRWYEKETGDVMVSSRPASALELQRRAIARTHDGGLLTVDGASRGNLFSGGADQLALVLSMAARFGKGRRSRAGYFAYFSDPANAVRTALSFVAEVCREVGQSTRARMRKVAPRIKRGGLYPFIRAFATVVERDVVVSAVIGDMFAGRTAVYADLVAYDEVAHHSGPNSRDAAKVLARLDRSLALIVKVAEHTPRTYRIVLLSDHGQSPGETFAGAYGLTLKDLVRAGCGLPVSRRAQRTRSGSEARDAVRIALHRPVGEGAAEPLARPHDPVVLASGNLGLISFPDIAGRASREQLDRSHPALLGTLANHPGIGFLLVRSERHGSVVLGRGGAQIPVSELVDGEGPLAPFGPGAAAAVRRTDTFPHVADIMVNSMYDGATGCVHAFEEQIGSHGGLGGEQSRPFLLWPADLSAPVAPDTELVGAEQVHEVLRRWLRECSGPQIPLAAPGEVEGADEEDGTAQAAG, encoded by the coding sequence GTGGGTGACGGGCGATGGCGAGCAGCCGGCAACGCCCTGATGCGAGTGGTCGTGGTGTGGGCGGTATCGACGCTCACGATGCTGGCGCTCGCCGGGATTCTGCCGGACTTCCAACTCCAGTCGGAAGACGGCGACAGCATAACCAAGATCGCGTTCACCGCCGCCTGGGGCGCCGGAGCGTTCGGTCTGCTCTCCGCACTGGTCTGGCCGGTCGTGGTCAGGGCGCTGCTCATCGTGCCCGCGCTGGTCCTCGGGCTGCTCGTCTTCTTCCTGAACGGCTCGCTGCTGCTGCTCGCCCTGCGGCTCATCCCGGACGGGCGCGGCGCCGCCAACCCGGAGACGGCCGTCGTCGTCGCGGCCGTGATGTCCGCCGTCGCCTCGGCGACCTCCACGGCGCTCGCCGTCCGCGACGACAACGCCTACCGGCGCAGGCTCTCCCGGCTGGCCGTCCGCCGCCGGCGCCGCACCGGCACGGACAGCGGGCGCAGCGGACCGCCGGGCACCGTCTTCATCCAGCTCGACGGAGTCGGCCACGACGCGCTCGCCCGCGCCGCCGAGGAAGGGCTGATGCCGACCGTCGCGCACTGGCTGGCCGACAAGGAGGGGCACCGGCTCACCCCTTGGCGCACCGACTGGTCCAGCCAGACCGGGGCCAGCCAGCTCGGCATCCTGCACGGCAGCAACCACGACGTCCCCGCCTTCCGCTGGTACGAGAAGGAGACCGGCGACGTCATGGTCTCCAGCAGACCCGCGAGCGCCCTCGAACTCCAGCGCAGGGCCATCGCGCGCACCCACGACGGAGGGCTGCTCACCGTGGACGGCGCCAGCCGCGGCAACCTCTTCAGCGGCGGCGCCGACCAGCTGGCGCTCGTGCTGTCCATGGCGGCCCGGTTCGGCAAGGGCCGCCGCTCACGGGCAGGGTACTTCGCGTACTTCTCCGACCCCGCCAACGCGGTGCGCACCGCACTGTCGTTCGTCGCCGAGGTCTGCCGCGAGGTCGGCCAGTCGACCCGGGCGCGGATGCGGAAGGTGGCGCCCCGGATCAAGCGCGGCGGGCTGTACCCCTTCATCCGGGCCTTCGCGACCGTCGTCGAGCGCGATGTGGTGGTCTCCGCCGTCATCGGGGACATGTTCGCCGGCCGGACCGCCGTCTACGCCGACCTGGTCGCCTACGACGAGGTGGCGCACCACTCCGGACCGAACAGCCGCGACGCGGCGAAGGTGCTCGCGCGCCTGGACCGCTCGCTCGCCCTGATCGTCAAGGTCGCCGAACACACCCCGCGCACGTACCGGATCGTGCTGCTCTCCGACCACGGACAGAGCCCGGGGGAGACCTTCGCGGGGGCGTACGGGCTGACCCTCAAGGACCTGGTGCGGGCCGGCTGCGGGCTGCCCGTGTCCCGGCGGGCGCAGCGCACCCGCAGCGGCTCGGAGGCGCGGGACGCGGTACGGATCGCCCTGCACCGGCCGGTCGGCGAGGGCGCGGCGGAACCTCTCGCCAGGCCGCACGACCCCGTGGTCCTCGCCTCCGGGAACCTCGGCCTGATCTCCTTCCCCGACATCGCGGGACGCGCCTCGCGCGAACAGCTCGACCGCAGCCACCCCGCCCTGCTCGGCACCCTCGCCAACCACCCCGGCATCGGCTTCCTGCTGGTCCGCAGCGAGCGGCACGGATCGGTGGTGCTGGGCCGCGGCGGGGCACAGATCCCGGTGTCGGAGCTGGTGGACGGGGAAGGGCCGCTGGCCCCGTTCGGTCCCGGGGCGGCCGCTGCGGTGCGGCGGACCGACACCTTCCCGCACGTCGCCGACATCATGGTCAACTCGATGTACGACGGCGCCACGGGCTGCGTGCACGCCTTCGAGGAGCAGATCGGCTCGCACGGCGGCCTGGGCGGCGAGCAGTCCAGGCCCTTCCTGCTGTGGCCGGCCGACCTCTCCGCGCCGGTGGCACCGGACACGGAACTGGTCGGCGCCGAACAGGTGCACGAGGTGCTGCGGCGCTGGCTCCGGGAGTGTTCGGGGCCGCAGATCCCGCTGGCCGCGCCGGGCGAGGTGGAGGGCGCCGACGAGGAGGACGGAACGGCTCAGGCGGCGGGCTGA
- the ligA gene encoding NAD-dependent DNA ligase LigA, with translation MGAMTNSAVVLADTAAYAAAVEEASRAAAAYYATGESTLDDDAYDRLVQGIAAYEQEHPQEVLDASPTGKVAGGAATGDVPHTVPMLSLDNVFSAEQFVTWTASLERRIGRPVAAWSVEPKLDGLAVAARYRAGRLEQLITRGDGTAGEDVSHAIGTVVGLPERLAEPVTIEMRGEILMTTEQFERANAVRTEHGGAPFANPRNGAAGTLRAKDRAYTVEMTFFAYGALPLPDSGELTETLAELPHSEVLAHAARLGVHTAADTDVAPRTVTTVEEVQSRVEEVAALRASLPFGIDGIVIKADLAADQREAGSGSRAPRWAIAYKLPAVEKVTRLLAVEWNVGRTGIIAPRAVLEPVEIDGSTVSYATLHNPADITRRDLRLGDRVMVYKAGDIIPRIEAPVAHLRTGDEKPIEFPESCPQCGSEIDTSEQRWRCVRGRDCRLVASVSYAAGRDQLDIEGLGATRVVQLVDAGLVADFADLFTLDREQLLGLERMGETSTDNLLAAIETARTQPLSRVFCALGVRGTGRSMSRRIARYFADMDRIRAADAEELQRVDGIGKEKAAGVVAELVELAPLIEKLVAAGVNMTEPGATPPPAPGEESAEADAAGDGEGTGLPLAGMTVVVTGAMTGALEKLSRNEMNELIERAGGKSSSSVSKRTSLLVAGEKAGSKRTKAEDLGVRIAAPDEFAELVAVFLPSEV, from the coding sequence ATGGGGGCCATGACGAACTCAGCTGTTGTGCTCGCCGACACCGCCGCCTACGCCGCCGCCGTCGAGGAGGCCTCGCGGGCCGCCGCCGCGTACTACGCCACGGGCGAGAGCACGCTCGACGACGACGCCTACGACCGGCTGGTGCAGGGGATCGCCGCGTACGAGCAGGAGCACCCCCAGGAGGTGCTGGACGCCTCCCCGACCGGCAAGGTGGCGGGTGGCGCCGCGACCGGGGACGTGCCGCACACCGTTCCGATGCTGTCCCTGGACAACGTCTTCTCGGCCGAACAGTTCGTCACCTGGACGGCGTCGCTGGAGCGCCGGATAGGCCGCCCCGTCGCCGCCTGGAGCGTGGAGCCGAAGCTCGACGGACTGGCAGTCGCGGCGCGCTACCGGGCGGGCCGCCTGGAGCAGCTGATCACCCGGGGCGACGGCACCGCGGGCGAGGACGTCTCGCATGCGATCGGCACCGTGGTGGGCCTGCCCGAGCGGCTCGCCGAACCGGTGACGATCGAGATGCGCGGCGAGATCCTCATGACGACCGAGCAGTTCGAGCGGGCCAACGCCGTGCGCACCGAACACGGCGGCGCCCCCTTCGCCAACCCGAGGAACGGCGCGGCGGGCACCCTGAGGGCCAAGGACCGCGCGTACACGGTGGAGATGACGTTCTTCGCCTACGGTGCCCTGCCGCTGCCCGACTCCGGCGAGCTCACCGAGACCCTCGCCGAACTCCCGCACAGCGAGGTCCTCGCCCACGCCGCCCGGCTCGGCGTGCACACCGCGGCGGACACGGACGTGGCGCCGCGCACCGTCACCACCGTCGAGGAGGTGCAGAGCCGGGTCGAGGAAGTCGCGGCCCTGCGCGCCTCGTTGCCGTTCGGCATCGACGGCATCGTCATCAAGGCCGATCTCGCCGCCGACCAGCGCGAGGCCGGATCCGGGAGCAGGGCGCCGCGCTGGGCCATCGCGTACAAGCTCCCGGCCGTCGAGAAGGTCACCCGGCTCCTGGCCGTCGAGTGGAACGTGGGCCGGACCGGCATCATCGCGCCGCGCGCCGTGCTGGAGCCGGTCGAGATCGACGGCTCGACCGTCAGCTACGCCACGCTGCACAACCCCGCCGACATCACCCGCCGCGATCTGCGCCTGGGCGACCGGGTGATGGTCTACAAGGCGGGCGACATCATCCCCCGGATCGAGGCCCCCGTCGCCCATCTGCGCACCGGCGACGAGAAGCCCATCGAATTCCCCGAGTCGTGCCCGCAGTGCGGCTCCGAGATAGACACCAGCGAGCAGCGCTGGCGTTGTGTCCGGGGCCGCGACTGCCGACTCGTCGCCTCCGTCTCGTACGCGGCGGGCCGCGACCAGCTCGACATCGAGGGCCTCGGCGCGACCCGCGTCGTCCAGCTCGTCGACGCCGGTCTGGTGGCCGACTTCGCCGACCTGTTCACACTCGACCGCGAACAGCTGCTGGGCCTGGAACGGATGGGCGAGACCAGCACCGACAACCTCCTGGCCGCCATCGAGACGGCCCGTACCCAGCCGCTCTCCCGGGTCTTCTGCGCGCTGGGCGTCCGTGGCACCGGGCGCTCCATGTCGCGGCGCATCGCGCGGTACTTCGCGGACATGGACCGGATCAGGGCGGCCGATGCCGAAGAGCTCCAGCGGGTCGACGGCATCGGCAAGGAGAAGGCCGCGGGCGTCGTCGCGGAGCTGGTGGAGCTGGCCCCGCTGATCGAGAAGCTGGTGGCCGCCGGGGTCAACATGACGGAGCCCGGCGCGACGCCGCCGCCCGCGCCGGGGGAGGAGAGCGCGGAAGCGGACGCCGCCGGGGACGGGGAGGGCACGGGTCTACCGCTGGCGGGGATGACCGTGGTGGTCACCGGGGCCATGACCGGCGCGCTGGAGAAGCTCTCCCGCAACGAGATGAACGAGCTGATCGAGCGGGCCGGCGGGAAGTCCTCGTCCAGCGTCTCCAAGCGCACCTCGCTCCTGGTCGCCGGGGAGAAGGCCGGATCCAAGCGCACCAAGGCCGAGGACCTCGGTGTCCGAATCGCCGCGCCGGACGAGTTCGCCGAACTGGTCGCCGTCTTCCTGCCGTCGGAGGTGTGA